In Scylla paramamosain isolate STU-SP2022 chromosome 29, ASM3559412v1, whole genome shotgun sequence, a genomic segment contains:
- the LOC135115744 gene encoding uncharacterized protein LOC135115744 → MKRGRDQTPEEEPLTKRINNLHLDNSSQMLNHVLNGSTLPTASPVPALAQERLLNGMAVAASLPECSMAQASANLPGMGHASAGPSQGATPQDISELEEMISRRELPESLNMNYPDLNPTNNHQYFAFNKLLHHLHMERLRRAGKLPL, encoded by the coding sequence ATGAAGCGGGGGCGAGACCAGACGCCTGAGGAGGAGCCGCTCACCAAGCGCATCAACAACCTGCACCTCGACAACTCTTCCCAGATGCTAAACCACGTGTTGAATGGCTCCACCCTGCCCACTGCCTCCCCTGTCCCGGCCCTCGCCCAGGAGAGACTGCTCAATGGCATGGCTGTTGCTGCCTCCCTCCCAGAATGCAGCATGGCTCAGGCCAGTGCAAACCTCCCAGGCATGGGCCATGCCTCGGCTGGGCCCAGCCAAGGAGCCACACCACAGGACATAAGTGAGCTGGAGGAAATGATATCCCGGAGGGAGCTGCCAGAATCCCTGAACATGAACTACCCGGATCTCAACCCCACCAACAATCACCAGTACTTTGCCTTCAACAAATTACTGCACCACCTCCACATGGAGCGGCTCCGCAGGGCAGGCAAGCTCCCCCTCTAA